TCTGGAGGAGCACGCATGCAAGAAGGAAGTTTGAGCTTGATGCAAATGGCTAAAATTTCTTCTGCTTTATATAATTATCAATTAGATAAAAAGTTATTCTATGTAGCAATTCTTACAGATCCTACAACCGGTGGAGTAACAGCCAGTTTTGCTATGTTAGGAGATATCATTATTGCTGAACCTAATGCAACCATTGCATTTGCGGGTAAAAGAGTAATTGAACAAACATTAAATACGACAGTACCCGAGGGTTCACAAACATCTGAGTATTTATTCGAAAAAGGTTTATTCGACCTAATAGTACCACGTAATCTTTTAAAAGGTGTTCTGAGTGAGTTATTTCAACTCCACGGTTTCTTTCCTTTGAATCACAGTTCCAAAAATTAAAGTATAGCACTAAATTCGCTTATTTTATTTGTAGCGAACAAAAATAAATATTTAATTCATCGTAATCGTAATTAAAAGAAACAATATATATATTGTTTTCCTTGTTGACATAAGTTCTCCTTGTAGATAGACAGAGTTTTCGGATAATTATATTTTTTCTTTTGTTTTTTATTTATAATTATTTATTTAATTTAATATATTAAAATAATATTAATTATTATTTTAACTTATATTATAATATTCATTATTATATTACTTATTATTTAAATATATATATATTCTAAATATTATAGTTTCTATCTAATCATACAGTTAATAGAATTATAGTTGATATTATTTATCACTTATAAATAATATTATTTACAATATAATAATAACTTGATATTACTTATGATAGATATATCCTAAATAAGCATAAGAGGATATCTTTTTAATAGATAGAAATATTAATAGATAGAAATAGTAAATCGAGGCATCTATTCTATGACAGATTTCAACTTACCCTCCATTTTTGTACCTTTAGTGGGCCTAGTATTTCCGGCAATTGCAATGGTTTCTTTATTTCTTCATGTCCAAAAAAATAAGATTGTCTAGACCCAATGGTAATGAATCTTATCAAGTGATTTCAACACTGTATGATAATACGGATATTTATTTCGTGTAATATGGTATGATATGTGGCTTTTGCCAAACACACAAGTGAAAGAACTTTTATGCGGATATATAATATCTGTATAAATGCATGTATATGTGGATATAGCTGGTTCAAAATGAATTAGCGAATATAAAAAATGGAAAGTCAATGTATCTAACTAATTACTCCCGATGTTTCACATAACAATAGTGCTAGTTGGTGAAAGTTACTTCGGGGTCAAGAAAGGTAAAGTCAAATTTATTTGGGTTATTCGCTCAATTCCAATCGAATGCAACTGAATGCAGTATAGTATGAATTGGCGATCAGAACATATATGGATAGAACTTATAACGGAATCTCGAAAAACGAGTAATTTTTGCTGGGCCTGTATCCTTTTTTTAGGTTCACTAGGATTCTTAGTGGTTGGAACTTCCAGTTATCTTGGTAGGAATTTGATCTCTGTATTTCCATCTCAGCAAATCGTTTTTTTTCCTCAAGGGGTTGTGATGTCTTTCTATGGGATCGCGGGTCTGTTCATTAGCTCCTATTTGTGGTGCACTATTTCGTGGAATGTAGGTAGCGGTTATGACCGATTCGATAGAAAAGAGGGAAGAGTGTGTATTTTTCGTTGGGGATTTCCTGGAATAAATCGTCGCATCTTCCTTCGGTTCCTTATGAGAGATATCCAATCAATCAGAATAGAGGTTAAAGAGGGTCTTTATACTCGTCGTGTCCTTTATATGGAAATCAGGGGCCAAGGAGCCATTCCCTTGACTCGTACTGATGAGAATTTGACTCCACGAGAAATTGAACAAAAAGCTGCTGAATTAGCCTATTTTTTGCGCATACCAATGGAAGTACTTTAAAACGAACTCGAACTAAAGTAAAGAATAAATATCTTCTCAAGGTGGGGAAAAGAACTTGCTAATTCCCCTTTTTAATAAAAGGCAAGTTTCCTGATTCTTTTATACTAGAAGTCTAATCTAACTAACTAATCTAATAATAAATTTATATCTATAAATTAATCAAACCTATCCGAACATGTATTTCGTAATACATAATTCATCTTTTTAGACCCATGATTTTTAATTGATACCCTTTTTCTGATTATACAGTAAAAGGTTTCGTTTCGAAAGAATTAATGTAAGTTTTTTGGTCTCGAAACTTGATTCGTTACTTAAAGTGGGTTTTGGAGTATTCATCGAAAGGAACAAATGAAAATGAAATTGGTTTGAATTTGCCCAATTGAGATATCTTAAATATATTACAAATAAAAAGGGAAAGGGATAGATCCAGAGGTCACTACTTTGTTATACAACTCGTGCTTCAGAGAAATATCAGATAAAGTCGACGAATGAAGCAGGTTCATTAAAAAAAATTCAATTCACAGATCAAAATGAAAAAAAAGAAAGCATTGGCCTCCCTTCCCTATCTTGCATCTATGGTATTTTTGCCCTGGTGGGTCTCTTTCTCTTTTAATAAATGTCTGGAACCTTGGGTTACTTATTGGTGGAATAGCAGAC
This genomic stretch from Zingiber officinale chloroplast, complete genome harbors:
- the psaI gene encoding photosystem I subunit VIII encodes the protein MTDFNLPSIFVPLVGLVFPAIAMVSLFLHVQKNKIV
- the ycf4 gene encoding photosystem I assembly protein ycf4 gives rise to the protein MNWRSEHIWIELITESRKTSNFCWACILFLGSLGFLVVGTSSYLGRNLISVFPSQQIVFFPQGVVMSFYGIAGLFISSYLWCTISWNVGSGYDRFDRKEGRVCIFRWGFPGINRRIFLRFLMRDIQSIRIEVKEGLYTRRVLYMEIRGQGAIPLTRTDENLTPREIEQKAAELAYFLRIPMEVL